TGGGTAGGCCACAGCCAACGCCAAAGCTAGTGATTCCTATCAGATAATACTTGGAGACATCTGGGAAATAGCACATCAGAGGTCCACCACTGTCTCCCTGGAATATGAAAAATAAAGACAGACAATACTACTACCCTGAACAAATACCAGAACTATTCTGAAGTCTGAGGGATCCATTATGTCTGAGTTATATGTCTCATGAATATTCAAAGGAAAATATGgcagttgttcacatgactgggcaggcggGGTGGCGGgaaaggctggttgaactcaccttccccctcaGACGAGTGCTCTGGATCATTTTGGTGTGCAAGCCGCTCACCCATACAacctgcactgctgggagcagcgtggaTGACTATCTGCGCTACTCCCAGCAGCGCAGagcaacagaggccgggacttgttttcccagcctcctcaTATCCCACAGAGTTACCATGCAATGactgtggtgccttgtgggatcccCCGTCAGACACCCATCTCTGTGGAACCGAGGAGTCAAGGAGACACACAAACCTGGCAGCcgagttaagggagcgcttgctcccgtAACCCTGGTGaagagccaggcttgggagcagggttaggctgggcaggagctcAGGAATCCATGTGGCATGGATGCTCGGCTGCCAGGTttggctgccagggtgggaataTCAGGTTGCACATACCTAAGGGTCTTGCAACCTTCAGGtacatagtttcaggaggcacaagcaGCTGTAGAGAAAAGTGAAgggattgccaaaaatcaccccttctccCTGATACAACAGAAAACCTTGGGATGTCACTGCAGTGGCTGCCAGGTTTGTGTGTCTCCTTGACTCCTCGGTTCCACAGAGATGGGTGTCTGACGGGgggatcccacaaggcaccacagtCATTGCATGGTAACTCTGTGGCAtgtcacacaagcagcctagcccaggctaggctgctctaGCCTAGGATAGCCTGGTGTTGAGAACAGTCTCACTATTTTtgtggcaacaacaacaaaatctacAAAGCTTCAAAAGTGGAGATCATACTTGGGGTGTACTGCACTACCTACAAATAAGTCACTTACCAAATCGGATCATGGGAACTCTCAGAACTCCAGCTTCAGACTCAGTAAGCTTACCCTAAAATTATGCTATAGAACCAAGGGTGTGTGATGATCCATCCGATGTTAGTTCTCAAAAAAaggcatcattcattcattcattcattctgtttgtcaaatttgtacactgccccaaactttcatctctgggtagttaacaataacataaaacaagctaaaacatacacaaaaatcttaaaacaattgagacaatctaaaagtcaaaacagatttaaacttaaaatttaaaaagctcaaaaagcttaggtgaagaggtgggttttaaagttctttttaaaaattgtcagagatgaggaggatcatatttcagtagggagagcATTCTACAGTATCGGGGCAGCAATCCCCATTGTGGGTTGGGGTtgaaggcccatccccatgtggccaccagccaagctggtggcaacaggagacaaagctctccagatgacctcagtgggcagtggggctcataatgaagaagaggttcacttaaatacccagggtctgagccatttagggctttataggttataaccagcactttgtaatttgcccagaaacctattggcagccagtgtagctctattaGCAAAGGAGTGAGATGGTGtttttttgtatggtgtccctcagggttccatattgtctccgatgttgtttaacatctacataaaactgctgggagagatgatatggggatttggtgcagggtgttatcggtacactgatgacactcaaatctatttctccatgtcagcatcattgggagaaggcacaaccaccctaaatgactgcctggagtcagtaatggactggatgagggataacaaactgaagcttaatccaggtaagatgaaggtacttattgtgtggggtcggaacttgggagatgagtttggtttgcctgttctggatgacctcaaaacagtggtacatacaggtgaaactagaaaaattagaatatcgtgcaaaagttcattaatttcagtaatgcaaattaaaaggtgaaactgatatatgagatagatacattacatgcaaagcgagtaagtcaagccttaatttgttataattgtgatgataatggcgtacagctcatgagaaccccaaatccacaatcccagaaaattagattacATGAAACTAATAAAaaaaggattgtaaatagaacaatatcggacctctgaaaagtataagcatgcatatgtattcagtacttggtttgggccccttttgcagcaattactgcctcaatgcggcgtggcatggatgctatcagcctgtggcattgctgaggtgttatggaagaccaggatgcttcaatagcagccttcagctcttctgcattgtttggtctcatgtctctcatccttctcttggcaatgccccatagattctctatggggttcaggtcaggcgagtttgctggccaatcaagcacagtaatcccatggtcactgaaccaggttttggtacttttggcagtgtgggcaggtgccaagtcctgctggaaaatgaagtcagcatccccatacagctcgtctgcggaaggaagcatgaagtgctccaaaatctcctgatagacggctgcgttgaccctggacttaatgaagcacagtggaccaacaccagcagatgacatggctccccaaatcaacacaggctgtggaaacttcacactggacttcaagcatcttgcattgtgtgcctctccattcttcctccagactctgggtccttggtttccaaatgagatgcaaaagttgctctcatcagaaaagaggactttggaccactgagcaacagaccagttctttttttcttgagcccaggtaagatgcttctgacgttgtttgttgttcaggagcggcttgacaagaggaatacgacatttgaagcccatgtccaggatccgtgtgtgtgtggtgactcttgatgcactaactccagcctcagtccactccttgtgaaagtccccaacacttttgaatggccttttcctgacaatcctctccaggctgcggtcatccctgctgcttgtgcacctttttcttccacacttttcccttccacataactttctattaatgtgctttgatacaacactttgggaacatccaacttcttttgcaattaccttttgaggctttccctccttatggagggtgtcaatgatggttttctgcacaactgtcaagtcagcagtctttcccatgattgtgattcctaatgaatcagactgagagaccatttaaaggctcaggaaccctttgcaggtgttatggattgattagctgattggagtgggacacctggagcctagactgttgaaccttttcacaatattctaattttctgggattgtggatttggggttctcataaggtgtacgccatgatcatcacaattataacaaattaaggcttgacttatctcgctttgcatgtaatgcgtctatctcatatatcagtttcaccttttaatttgcattactgaaattaatgaacttttgcacgatattctaatttttcgagtttcacctgtatgctggtaacctccaggcttgactactctatgcgctctatgtggggctgcctttgtacatggtccggaaactgcagttggtacagaatgtggcagccaggttggtctctgggccatctcagagagaccatattacccctataTTGAAAgggctacactggctaccgataagtttccgggcaaaatacaaggtgctggttctaacctataaagccctaaacagcttaggccctgggtatttaagagaaagttgTCTTCGCTATGATTCctactgcccattaagatcatctggagaggttcatctacagttgccactggttcgtctggtggctactcatggatgggccttctccattgctgcctcgaggctttgcaatgggctccctgttgaaataagagcttccacatctctgacaacttttaaaaagttaattaagacacatttgttcacccaggcttttaattagatttacagttttaatacttttaacttgttttaagttttaaattgtttttaatgtttaaattttgttttgattgtgtttttattgtgaaccgtccagagacctaagttttgggtggtctagaaattttttaaataaataaatggtctctccgagatgacccagagaccaacctagctgccacattctgtaccaactgcagtttccggactacgtacaaaggcagccccacatagagcacagtgcagaagtcaagtctggaggctaccagcatatgtaccactgttttgaggtcgttcatctcaagaaatgggcgtagctggcgtatcagccaaagcttatagaaagcccctctggccaccgcctcaacctgagataccagggagaggtgtgaatccagaagtacttccatactgcgtacctgttccttctggggaagtgtgatcccatctagaacaggcagatcaaaatagtatctggagttccgaccccacacagtaagtacctctgtcttatctggattcagtctctgtttattctccctcatccagtccattactgcttctGGGCAACCATTTAGGGAGATTATACCATCCCCTGATGATGTTGagatggagaagtagatctggatgtcaccagcataccgataacaccccacaccaaatcacCTCATGATCTCTAGGGACACAGGTACTGTGTTCTGATGAGATGATCATTAGGCACAAAGGTACTGATAAAAACTGTTGTCTATCTATTGTTATGGTGTCTGTTTTGGATGGAAGCGAAGTGTTCTGAATGGAAaaaaatataaatgttttaacttttctgcaaAGCTCTTCTGCTTTGACCCCTCATCTCTCTGTGATGttgttatgggggtgggggggaggggatgatATGAAAATAGTGGGGGCAGATTGTCAACCTCAACTAAAATaatggtgtattattattattattattattattactacatttatatcccgctcttcctccaaggagcccagagcggtgtactacatacttgagtttctctttcacaacaaccctgtgaagtaggttaggctgagaaagaagtgactggccagagtcacccagctagtttcatggctgaatggggatttgaactcaggtctccctgctcctagtccagcactctaaccactacaccacgctggctctcattttaATCTAGTTCAAATCCATATTAGAAATATAGgttgacatctagactaaattactcatgtgttgattgattaagtgctgtcaagtcagtgtcggctcttagcgaccacatagatagattttctccaggatgatctgtcttcaacttggcatttTAGGTCTCTCagcagtgcattcattgctgtcgtaatcgagtccatccaccttgctgctggttgtcctcttcttctctttccttcaactttccccagcattatgaacttctcaagggatctgggttttcgcataatgtgtcccaagtatgataaattgagcctggtcacttgtgcctcgagtgaaaattctggattgatttgttctatgatccatggtatcctcaaaagtcttctccagcaccaaagttcaaaagcatcaatactttttctatcttgcttcttcaaagtccagctttcgcatccatagagtgtcatgggaaaaaccattgtccgaacgattctaatcatTGTTGATAGTTGTGtggtcccaatgaaattaatgggacatgccagtcatgactaaatttgttgtacactacccagagcctttggatggggcagtttataaatgtaatataaataaataaataatcccattAATTCCTTTGGTCCATATTCTCCACAAGAGGTCCGCCCACACAGGGAGATGGGACACTAGCAGCATTGCTTTGCAGTCCAGCACATGGGGAGGGGGATCAGAAAGTGAATTTAACTTCTTACCCCTCCCCGCAAAAGCCCTGTTTGCTTCCATGGATATGTCCCCGAGAGTCATACAGCCCTCAAGTGAGCTGTGTTTTTGTGGAAAGTGGAAAGAAATGAACATTGCTTCGTAATCCTCTCCAGCTCCCTGAGAAGGTGGAACTCTTACTCTGTCCTTCTAAGGCTTTGAAGAATGTGGGCCACTGGGATTATGCAtgaactagccgaccccgcacagagcatctgtgtgctctttggggctggcagttatctctccccccacttctgccccagtctctgcttccgggcccagctacctctcctccccattgccacttctgcccccccccatttctttcccccctcctgggccttgcctccgcagccgggctgggcccgccatctctggcctccacagctgggctgccgccatggcaaccaatcttcctgggtgcacctcagccaatcaggcacatctgccgcccagccaatcagctgggctctgggacgcacattccaaggcacatccaggagaattaatataatagatcatTTAGTCCTGTTGTCAATCATCAATCAGCAACTTCTCCTTCTGCCTAACTTTTTTAAATTATAGAAATATTGTGGTTATGGAGTTCTGTGTCCTTTTATGTATAGCACCTAAATGTTTCTGTAAGTAATAGATGATGATGAGAAATGTGAAATTATGGTATTGCTTTACTGTGATGTGAGTAATATTCATCGTATCACCTACAGTAATGTAAACTAATTTCAATTTCCCAAATTTACAAACTGTTTTGGAGCTATTTCAAAATACTACTAGATAACACACCTTAGCCTACAATCCATatgacagtgaggctgttctcatgtgcagcctaacccaggctagggaagcccagcctcaTTTAGGCTGCACTTGAGAACTGTCGGGATCAGGTCCAATCCCAGCAGGACAGCACCACCTACCctagctttttagcccagcttctagcctgggttaatggtgccagcacaccattaacccaggctatggGATAGTATGTCTCCTTGAGCTGCATTCAGCTTgaggagacaaaaagagagacaCACCTGCAAAGGAGACACAATGGCAAGGCTTAATGGATTGTCTTGGGAGGTGGGGAGATGATATGCAAAGTCTTTCCCACACCCACGCCACCCCgcctgcctggttgtgtgaatggccccagtatgTTTTGGCATTCTGTTTACAAACAGAATTCTCTAGTTTACCTGGCAGCTGTCAACATCACCACTTTCAGAGCCAGCACAAAGCATATTCCAGGATATTGCCCCTCCATACCAATCATATCTATTACAGATGTGTAGAGAAATAATGTCCACCTGAGCTTCTTGTAATATATATTTGGGTTTACCTATAATAAAAAGAACACAGTGCTGGAAGTATGTTGGCATTTGTTAATGTTGTCTAACATACAAGCCAATAGGCGGCATTCAGCAACTTTTCAGTCAGCACAGTTCTCCTAAATGTAAGGCACCAGCCAAGCAATCTAGAAAATGTGCATTCACTGTTGTGAAGATATATGGGGCAGTGTCTACTGTTATCTTAGAGTTATCTTGATACATTTTCTGAAGTTATTGGAGAAAGATCAACCAAAACCAGCATAAATtgtgcaaaataaaacaattatgcCAATGGTtgctgggatataaatgttttacagacacagacacacacacacagggtttgATATAGAAGTTGTGCAATCTAGCTTATTTTAGTGCAGAACTTAAATTGCCTGGAAACACCCTTTCCCCACCATTGCGGTCTAAAAAGGGTTTAAAATGCTGCAGgctttcaaaaattcataactTTTTAGGAATTCACAGGCCCAACAAAAGACATTGAAGCCATTCTCACGAttgatcaaaactgggctgggctccgttagcctggttttgatcagtcgtgggagccactgagctcacgggtgagcctggtggttctctggcggctagcccacctaacaaccCATCCCCTTCAATGAGGTTTTATGGATCGTGTGcttggggttgggggagaggggaccccaggaaggcaccacgcacttgtgcggtgccttcctggggacCGGGGCACCGCACAGCGGCGTTCCCCTTCCCCCGAAGCTCCTGATGGAGTTGCGGCCGGGCACAAGAGCTGGCcgcccagcaatgagcaactgtTCGTCTACAGGgagaagcccactctccccgccaaaccccgtCTGGTTCTTCACACGGATCCTCATTGGCTCCATGTCCCTCATTCTATGAGATTAAAGCAGCAGATGCTTTGAAGAGAGGGGAAATCTGCATAGATTGCTTATACCCTACTCAGTAATGAGCCTGGGAGGAAAACTGTACACCACTGTGCCAAGAGTGGACTTTTCTGATATTTTCTATTCTTGCTTGCTTCCAAGAAGTGGCTGGAATGAATTATATTAGAACATTCAGTGAAGATTATAATTGGGAGCCATTTTACACATAACATTATTTCAATGTACTGTATATCTAAAACTTAAAATAGTGAATGCAACACATCTATCATATGGTAGACTTGTCAAGAACAGCGACTGCTAGCAGTTCCATGTTGAGCTTACACTTGGTGGCCAAGCTTGGTGCTCCTCCATGAAATGTGTGAAATAGTCCCAAAATTACTCACAGCACATAAACTTTCTGAGATCACTAAACTAATTCATACTTTTAACAATCAATTAGTTTAAAGaaatgaaaggctgtatataaatttaacaataaaaataaaataaaataaaataaaataaaataaaataaaataaagcaaaaaatgaAAGATTTACCTTGCTCCCTTGAGGATCCCCATCCAGATATGTAACACAGGGTCTCATTCGTCAAGACCAGAGAGGTGTTAGGTAGGCAGATGGGCTGAATATGTTCATTGTATGGAATATACTTGATTAATTTAAACACAGCAATATCGTGTTCATAGCTGTACACATTGTAACTAGAATGGATCATGATACTACTGACCCGAGACATTACAATATCAGACTGGTATCTATAAAGTCGATTCAATCCTATCACAGCTCTCCAAAAATCTGGATCCCTAGAACAGAAGAAAATACTTTGAAGAgtcaattattattatagcattACTAGTTCAGAATCTGCAAAACATGTGCATTGTCTCTTGCTTCACTCTCAGTGCAGAAGCTGAGCATGACGACTTATTGGTGCCATATGAAGAGCTTTTTATTTCCCCAGGTTTTTTAATCACtgaggtcatttgcacaatcagaaactgtattctgcccaggtttgggaactgtgtgtgctctcaattttcggttgtgtggaagcaaggtaggaggaaaacctgggtagaagtgattgtgtggaagtaaggtaggaggaaatgctacccagattttcctatcttgcttccacacaatcacttctacccaggttttcctcttaccttgcttccacacaaccaacgattgggagcatacacagctcccaaactcgggtagaacagtttttggttgtgtgaatgacctcactgagttTTATACTCTTTCAATCTGACTTTTCATTGTTCACTGctgcctgttttatatttttttaaattgctaagGGCCCTGACAGTCATATAGAGACTGGTGGTCTTTTGGGTAACCTGGCCTCAGACCATTTAGGAAGTTAAAGGCCAAAGCCAGtactttgaattgagcccagaagcaaactgatAGCCAATGCAGCTGATACAGAATATGGTGCAAGTTATGTGCCACATAACTTGCACCTGTTTATACACTGGCAGCTGCACTAGGCACCAAC
Above is a window of Hemicordylus capensis ecotype Gifberg chromosome 2, rHemCap1.1.pri, whole genome shotgun sequence DNA encoding:
- the LOC128347250 gene encoding transmembrane protease serine 12-like isoform X6, which gives rise to MDETATGSRIVGGHDAQPGAWPWQVSLQVYQFGVGYHHICGGSLVSNSSVLTAAHCTKKWMDPDFWRAVIGLNRLYRYQSDIVMSRVSSIMIHSSYNVYSYEHDIAVFKLIKYIPYNEHIQPICLPNTSLVLTNETLCYISGWGSSREQGKPKYILQEAQVDIISLHICNRYDWYGGAISWNMLCAGSESGDVDSCQGDSGGPLMCYFPDVSKYYLIGITSFGVGCGLPKRPGIYVRTSHYKSWIESCISSQKENTADIPFFLFFLIMGQVTLHLVE
- the LOC128347250 gene encoding transmembrane protease serine 12-like isoform X5, with product MPTAPFLPIAASALALLVLLGEVSPNALAATTASDECGTRPLMDETATGSRIVGGHDAQPGAWPWDPDFWRAVIGLNRLYRYQSDIVMSRVSSIMIHSSYNVYSYEHDIAVFKLIKYIPYNEHIQPICLPNTSLVLTNETLCYISGWGSSREQGKPKYILQEAQVDIISLHICNRYDWYGGAISWNMLCAGSESGDVDSCQGDSGGPLMCYFPDVSKYYLIGITSFGVGCGLPKRPGIYVRTSHYKSWIESCISSQKENTADIPFFLFFLIMGQVTLHLVE
- the LOC128347250 gene encoding transmembrane protease serine 12-like isoform X2; the protein is MPTAPFLPIAASALALLVLLGEVSPNALAATTASDECGTRPLMDETATGSRIVGGHDAQPGAWPWQVSLQVYQFGVGYHHICGGSLVSNSSVLTAAHCTKKWMDPDFWRAVIGLNRLYRYQSDIVMSRVSSIMIHSSYNVYSYEHDIAVFKLIKYIPYNEHIQPICLPNTSLVLTNETLCYISGWGSSREQGKPKYILQEAQVDIISLHICNRYDWYGGAISWNMLCAGSESGDVDSCQGDSGGPLMCYFPDVSKYYLIGITSFGVGCGLPKRPGIYVRTSHYKSWIESCISSQKENTADIPFFLFFLIMGQVTLHLVE
- the LOC128347250 gene encoding transmembrane protease serine 12-like isoform X3 — its product is MGSVHCGSSEVCDQECGTRPLMDETATGSRIVGGHDAQPGAWPWQVSLQVYQFGVGYHHICGGSLVSNSSVLTAAHCTKKWMDPDFWRAVIGLNRLYRYQSDIVMSRVSSIMIHSSYNVYSYEHDIAVFKLIKYIPYNEHIQPICLPNTSLVLTNETLCYISGWGSSREQGKPKYILQEAQVDIISLHICNRYDWYGGAISWNMLCAGSESGDVDSCQGDSGGPLMCYFPDVSKYYLIGITSFGVGCGLPKRPGIYVRTSHYKSWIESCISSQKENTADIPFFLFFLIMGQVTLHLVE
- the LOC128347250 gene encoding transmembrane protease serine 12-like isoform X4, whose translation is MKPPSAGCWALSSALLLCSAPVRNDILTGHIVTGLEECGTRPLMDETATGSRIVGGHDAQPGAWPWDPDFWRAVIGLNRLYRYQSDIVMSRVSSIMIHSSYNVYSYEHDIAVFKLIKYIPYNEHIQPICLPNTSLVLTNETLCYISGWGSSREQGKPKYILQEAQVDIISLHICNRYDWYGGAISWNMLCAGSESGDVDSCQGDSGGPLMCYFPDVSKYYLIGITSFGVGCGLPKRPGIYVRTSHYKSWIESCISSQKENTADIPFFLFFLIMGQVTLHLVE
- the LOC128347250 gene encoding transmembrane protease serine 12-like isoform X1; translated protein: MKPPSAGCWALSSALLLCSAPVRNDILTGHIVTGLEECGTRPLMDETATGSRIVGGHDAQPGAWPWQVSLQVYQFGVGYHHICGGSLVSNSSVLTAAHCTKKWMDPDFWRAVIGLNRLYRYQSDIVMSRVSSIMIHSSYNVYSYEHDIAVFKLIKYIPYNEHIQPICLPNTSLVLTNETLCYISGWGSSREQGKPKYILQEAQVDIISLHICNRYDWYGGAISWNMLCAGSESGDVDSCQGDSGGPLMCYFPDVSKYYLIGITSFGVGCGLPKRPGIYVRTSHYKSWIESCISSQKENTADIPFFLFFLIMGQVTLHLVE